In Sphingobacterium sp. PCS056, the following proteins share a genomic window:
- a CDS encoding RagB/SusD family nutrient uptake outer membrane protein: MKKQLFTILFASSLLFGGCKDYLTEDPKGSVLPATFYKTSDDLNAAMLGIALSYNLAWNQTGGMAITFGSDDITTHAGGNKKGFSDFDTFQPNSSNDRMTLWWDNFYKTIKSSNALIENYEKATEASAADKDQAGGVGYFYRALNYFFLTRTWGAVPMPLQFSLDQKGNSTPEEIYAQIVEDLKKAETMLPDAWTGPRRQNGVDILPTAGSAKSLLANVYLTMAGWPLKKTENYALAASKAKEVIDNSQKWGYTLLPSFDQLWDKDYQFNKEAVFGCYFNKNMPSIWTYGDNWGNGSQLGPPNFAPGEEGGWDEAFGEINFYNNFPEGPRKAATYQKDYFIKNNPKNVVDYTKLTHKHPYFMKYRDDESYDPATHKMNDWWGNATVYVIRYPEVLLTYAEAQTMSTGTADATAYEAVNKVRRRAGLKDLEAGLAKDKFQAAVIAERGWEFAGFEPVARWFDLIRTETVAKANANRGTGELTLVGKPDDSSHSFYWAPIPIIK, from the coding sequence ATGAAAAAACAACTTTTTACTATATTATTTGCATCGAGCCTGCTCTTTGGCGGATGTAAAGATTACTTAACAGAAGATCCCAAAGGAAGTGTCTTACCTGCCACATTTTATAAAACTTCGGATGATCTTAATGCAGCCATGTTGGGGATTGCTTTATCTTACAATTTGGCTTGGAATCAAACCGGTGGTATGGCGATTACATTTGGATCCGATGACATTACCACACATGCCGGTGGTAACAAAAAAGGTTTCTCCGATTTTGACACCTTTCAACCCAACTCTTCCAACGATCGGATGACCTTATGGTGGGACAATTTTTATAAAACCATTAAATCGTCCAATGCATTGATTGAAAATTATGAAAAGGCAACTGAGGCATCGGCTGCAGATAAAGACCAGGCGGGCGGTGTTGGCTATTTCTATCGTGCACTCAATTATTTCTTTTTGACGCGTACCTGGGGAGCTGTTCCTATGCCACTGCAGTTTTCACTCGATCAAAAAGGCAATAGCACACCCGAAGAAATCTATGCACAAATTGTTGAAGATCTAAAAAAAGCTGAAACCATGCTTCCCGATGCTTGGACTGGACCAAGACGTCAAAACGGGGTAGATATCCTACCCACAGCAGGGTCAGCAAAATCTCTGCTAGCCAATGTCTACTTAACCATGGCAGGATGGCCACTTAAAAAAACTGAAAACTATGCCTTAGCGGCAAGTAAAGCCAAAGAGGTCATCGACAACAGCCAAAAATGGGGTTATACACTTCTCCCTTCCTTTGATCAACTTTGGGACAAAGATTATCAGTTCAATAAAGAAGCTGTCTTTGGATGCTACTTTAACAAAAACATGCCGAGCATTTGGACATATGGTGACAACTGGGGCAACGGCAGCCAGTTAGGTCCCCCAAACTTTGCTCCAGGAGAAGAAGGTGGATGGGATGAAGCTTTTGGAGAAATCAATTTTTATAACAATTTTCCTGAAGGACCTCGTAAAGCAGCTACTTATCAGAAAGATTATTTTATCAAGAATAATCCGAAGAATGTGGTCGACTATACCAAACTAACGCATAAACATCCTTACTTTATGAAATATAGGGATGATGAGTCGTATGATCCCGCAACACATAAAATGAATGATTGGTGGGGCAATGCAACGGTCTATGTCATTCGTTATCCAGAAGTCCTATTGACTTATGCCGAAGCACAGACCATGTCCACCGGAACTGCAGATGCAACAGCATACGAGGCAGTTAATAAAGTGCGCAGACGCGCAGGGCTCAAAGACCTCGAAGCGGGTTTGGCGAAAGATAAATTCCAAGCAGCAGTCATTGCCGAAAGAGGTTGGGAATTTGCAGGATTCGAACCAGTAGCAAGATGGTTTGATCTGATTCGTACCGAAACTGTTGCCAAAGCCAATGCAAATCGCGGAACTGGCGAATTGACCTTAGTGGGAAAACCAGACGATAGCAGCCATAGTTTCTACTGGGCTCCTATCCCGATCATTAAATAA
- a CDS encoding beta-N-acetylhexosaminidase — protein sequence MKKTILSLAIGFLSLQLTWAQEQITIIPKPQEVALKTGKFRFNAQTSISFRHAVPADVALFVTQLRTITQYPFPTGNKKENVIIFSIDKKAAIQHPEGYTIVATDEKIEVTATTGKGLFYATQSLRQLLPTAIEAPGNSVQTDWSIPAVEISDFPRYDWRGYMQDVSRTFYDVDVIKKYLDVMALYKLNTFHWHLSDDQGWRIEIKKYPELTSPRATVFHHTENQPAARSGFYTQQQIKEVVAYAKARNISIVPEIDVPGHSWPAILVYPELGVNSYTYPNHIFPFVSSWHYWGVQFTPNTLDPTSEKVYQFLDQVFTEIADLFPGEYIHFGGDEVRHELWDKEEHVKQFMTRNQIANVHELQSYFVKRVSDIITKKGKKPLGWNDILSDAKNLPKSTAIMSWIGASAIKEATSQGFKAVATPSSHLYFDITQADRNDGTMSDLGYPQINSLQKVYEYDPSADLTPEEEKLVLGVQANQWTALTQELKEMNVHNFPRLLALSEIAWSSPKNKDFKTFSQRLDHQYPRLDSLRIDYYRPGGYIIAQWDSTAIKSQYDTLSYDVTKKVYANGAVQAGFFYLSGKNYLEIEQVQLLENGKVIATDDHHALADKFRGTSKIKPFFYNFNVDAYQPSATYTIKAIVRGVGGIDSKGHVTFNLTPFKNFEKTETL from the coding sequence ATGAAAAAAACAATATTATCCTTAGCCATAGGATTTTTAAGTTTACAGCTTACATGGGCACAAGAACAGATCACGATTATTCCCAAGCCACAGGAGGTTGCTTTAAAAACAGGAAAATTTCGTTTCAATGCCCAAACAAGTATTTCCTTTCGTCATGCAGTGCCAGCAGATGTCGCTCTATTTGTAACACAATTACGAACCATTACACAATATCCCTTCCCTACTGGGAATAAAAAGGAAAATGTGATTATCTTTTCCATCGATAAAAAAGCAGCTATCCAACATCCCGAGGGATATACCATCGTGGCGACGGATGAAAAGATTGAAGTCACCGCGACAACAGGAAAAGGATTATTTTATGCCACACAATCTTTACGTCAGCTTTTGCCGACAGCGATCGAAGCTCCCGGAAATAGTGTACAGACTGACTGGTCTATTCCTGCGGTCGAGATTTCTGATTTTCCACGATACGACTGGAGAGGCTATATGCAAGACGTGAGCCGTACTTTTTATGACGTCGATGTCATTAAAAAATACCTGGATGTCATGGCGTTGTACAAACTCAACACTTTTCACTGGCATTTATCAGATGATCAAGGATGGCGTATCGAAATCAAAAAATATCCCGAATTGACTTCACCAAGAGCCACAGTATTTCATCATACAGAAAATCAACCTGCAGCAAGAAGTGGCTTTTATACGCAGCAACAGATTAAAGAAGTCGTAGCTTATGCCAAGGCACGAAACATCAGTATCGTACCTGAGATCGACGTACCTGGTCACTCATGGCCAGCCATCTTAGTCTATCCAGAGCTGGGGGTCAATTCGTATACCTATCCCAACCATATCTTTCCGTTTGTATCCTCTTGGCATTATTGGGGTGTGCAGTTCACGCCCAATACACTCGATCCAACAAGTGAAAAAGTGTACCAGTTTCTAGACCAGGTATTTACTGAAATTGCCGATCTTTTCCCAGGGGAATATATTCACTTTGGAGGTGATGAAGTGCGTCACGAGCTTTGGGACAAAGAAGAGCATGTCAAGCAATTTATGACTAGAAATCAAATCGCAAATGTACATGAATTACAGAGCTATTTCGTCAAGCGCGTATCTGACATTATCACCAAAAAAGGTAAAAAGCCCTTAGGCTGGAATGATATATTAAGTGATGCCAAAAACTTACCGAAGTCTACTGCCATCATGAGCTGGATAGGTGCTTCGGCCATAAAAGAAGCCACAAGCCAAGGCTTTAAAGCCGTAGCAACACCATCATCACATCTCTACTTTGATATTACACAAGCCGACCGCAATGATGGTACCATGAGTGATCTGGGCTACCCGCAGATTAATTCTTTACAGAAAGTGTATGAATATGACCCCTCAGCAGATCTTACGCCGGAAGAGGAAAAATTGGTCTTAGGCGTACAGGCCAATCAATGGACGGCTTTGACCCAAGAACTCAAAGAAATGAACGTGCACAATTTCCCAAGACTATTAGCTCTGTCCGAAATCGCATGGTCATCTCCCAAAAACAAAGACTTTAAAACCTTTTCGCAACGTCTCGACCACCAGTATCCCCGTTTAGATTCCCTGCGTATCGACTACTACAGACCAGGTGGGTATATTATTGCACAATGGGATAGTACCGCTATCAAGAGTCAGTACGACACGCTAAGCTACGATGTGACGAAAAAAGTATATGCCAACGGTGCAGTACAAGCAGGTTTCTTCTATCTGAGTGGAAAAAACTATTTAGAAATAGAACAAGTACAATTATTAGAAAATGGAAAAGTAATTGCGACAGACGATCACCATGCATTAGCGGACAAATTTAGAGGAACCAGTAAAATCAAACCCTTCTTTTACAATTTCAATGTTGACGCTTACCAGCCCTCCGCAACCTATACAATCAAAGCAATCGTTAGAGGAGTCGGCGGGATCGATTCAAAAGGTCATGTTACCTTCAATCTTACTCCTTTCAAAAACTTTGAAAAAACGGAAACACTGTAA
- a CDS encoding sulfatase, protein MTLFKNKSTLFMLLMACTQLGWAQQQDQPNIVVFFVDDLGWQDTSEPFYKEKTSINKRFHTPHIEALARDAVKFTDAYATPVCTPSRVSFLTGLNAAHHKVTNWTNPKANTPTDNSDELLTPPDWNINGLSPITNVPKTIHATPFPSILKDHGYHTIHIGKAHWGSAGTPGASPLNLGFMVNVAGHAAGHPQNYYGEKNYGNISGKASYQAVPDLMEYHGTATFLTEALTQEALKAIKEPIKRKEPFFLHFSNYAVHVPIQPDPRFVQKYLEMGLDSTEAAYSSLVEGYDKSMGDIVQFLKDQGVYDQTIIVFISDNGGLSLQPMRTGSNHTQNLPLKAGKGSLYEGGIRVPLLIKNIGQHQPKVNHTPVIIEDLFPTILDLAKIKQYDLIQQKLDGQSLVGLLSDRHENEHWENRSLIWNIPNKWTVPDGPGINFFSAIRQGDYKLLYDMKNGKLELYNLRDDIGEKNNLASKMKRKTKDLSTLLSEQLKIWNAQLPTYKSNNAPVLYPDQIKL, encoded by the coding sequence ATGACACTATTTAAAAATAAATCAACACTCTTCATGCTCCTGATGGCGTGTACACAACTGGGATGGGCCCAACAGCAAGATCAGCCTAATATTGTGGTATTTTTTGTCGATGATCTCGGATGGCAAGACACATCCGAACCCTTCTATAAAGAGAAGACTTCGATCAATAAACGATTTCATACTCCACACATTGAAGCTCTGGCCCGAGATGCAGTCAAATTTACGGACGCTTATGCTACCCCGGTCTGTACCCCATCACGTGTTAGTTTTTTGACGGGCCTCAATGCCGCACATCATAAAGTGACCAACTGGACAAATCCCAAGGCAAATACACCGACGGACAATTCCGATGAGCTATTGACACCTCCAGATTGGAATATCAATGGACTCAGCCCAATTACCAACGTACCAAAAACCATTCATGCAACCCCTTTTCCCAGCATATTAAAAGATCATGGCTATCATACCATCCATATCGGAAAAGCGCACTGGGGATCTGCTGGCACACCAGGAGCAAGTCCGCTCAATCTCGGTTTTATGGTCAATGTCGCGGGGCATGCTGCAGGGCATCCTCAGAACTATTATGGTGAAAAAAATTATGGAAATATATCCGGTAAAGCAAGCTATCAAGCAGTACCAGACCTAATGGAATATCATGGCACAGCGACATTTCTAACCGAAGCATTGACTCAAGAGGCACTAAAAGCGATCAAGGAACCGATCAAACGCAAAGAACCATTTTTCCTTCATTTCTCCAATTATGCCGTCCATGTCCCTATACAGCCAGATCCACGCTTTGTCCAAAAATATTTAGAAATGGGCTTAGACTCGACAGAAGCGGCCTACTCCTCGCTGGTCGAAGGCTATGATAAAAGTATGGGCGATATTGTACAGTTCCTAAAAGACCAGGGAGTTTATGACCAGACCATCATTGTCTTTATCAGTGACAATGGCGGATTGAGTTTACAGCCGATGCGCACAGGATCTAACCATACGCAAAACCTTCCCTTAAAAGCCGGCAAAGGTTCACTGTATGAAGGTGGTATACGTGTACCCCTACTGATAAAAAATATCGGACAACATCAGCCAAAGGTCAATCATACTCCAGTAATCATTGAAGACCTTTTTCCAACGATTTTAGACCTCGCAAAAATAAAGCAGTACGACCTCATTCAACAAAAATTGGATGGACAGAGTTTAGTGGGATTACTAAGTGATCGTCATGAAAATGAACATTGGGAAAATAGATCCCTTATTTGGAATATCCCTAATAAGTGGACCGTCCCCGATGGACCTGGCATCAATTTCTTTTCTGCTATCCGTCAGGGAGATTACAAACTGCTTTACGATATGAAGAACGGTAAACTGGAACTGTATAATCTGCGCGATGACATAGGCGAGAAAAATAATCTAGCATCAAAGATGAAACGCAAAACAAAAGATCTTAGCACATTGCTATCGGAACAATTAAAAATTTGGAACGCACAATTGCCGACTTATAAAAGCAATAATGCTCCGGTACTGTATCCTGATCAGATCAAGCTTTAA
- a CDS encoding FUSC family protein: MDSFFKFNKTNRQWHLPIVAGLSVGIPMILGWYMDNIEAGKLGSLAGLSILYIQSDKLIERMILLMTCCFGLMLSFTVGLLFSFSPILAPIALGLFSFGVHYSLHKLQLTRPPGNFFFIMLASTAICSPFQPEHIAEKIGYVAMGTILTCGIGLIYSLLTLKKSNQPESMIHRKSSYTNIVESIIFGLIMTLSLAVALSLDIEKPYWIPISCLAVMQGSSSKHVWLRATQRITGTLIGLGITWLIASGNPTPLIMVISITLLQVVVEFLVVRNYAIAVVFITILTIFLSESGKQLTQDTNQIFFARMIDIFIGSMIGMIGGWILFNAKLHDHTTQQLRKAKILMKKNSRSN, encoded by the coding sequence ATGGACTCGTTTTTTAAATTTAATAAGACCAACAGACAGTGGCACCTCCCTATAGTTGCAGGACTAAGTGTAGGTATCCCCATGATTCTGGGTTGGTACATGGACAATATAGAAGCTGGAAAGCTCGGATCGTTAGCCGGATTATCAATATTATACATCCAATCCGACAAACTCATCGAACGTATGATCCTCCTGATGACCTGCTGTTTTGGTCTCATGTTATCTTTTACCGTTGGATTGCTTTTTTCCTTTAGCCCCATTCTTGCCCCCATCGCATTGGGCCTTTTTTCTTTTGGCGTACATTACTCCCTGCACAAGCTCCAGTTGACCCGACCACCCGGCAATTTCTTTTTTATCATGCTGGCCTCTACTGCGATCTGTTCCCCTTTTCAGCCCGAACATATAGCCGAAAAAATCGGTTATGTCGCTATGGGCACCATCTTAACCTGCGGTATCGGTTTAATATACAGCCTACTGACCCTAAAAAAGAGCAATCAACCCGAAAGCATGATCCACCGTAAATCGAGCTATACCAACATCGTCGAATCCATTATCTTTGGACTCATCATGACCCTATCTCTAGCAGTAGCTTTATCGTTGGATATTGAAAAACCTTATTGGATCCCTATTTCCTGTTTAGCCGTTATGCAGGGCAGCAGTTCAAAACACGTTTGGCTAAGAGCGACACAGCGTATCACTGGAACATTAATAGGACTTGGCATCACCTGGTTGATTGCATCTGGCAATCCAACACCGCTGATCATGGTGATCAGCATTACCCTTCTACAAGTCGTCGTGGAGTTTTTAGTCGTACGCAACTACGCAATAGCCGTTGTCTTCATCACCATTCTCACTATTTTCCTATCCGAGTCCGGCAAGCAATTGACACAAGATACCAACCAGATCTTCTTTGCTCGTATGATCGATATTTTTATCGGCAGCATGATCGGAATGATCGGTGGATGGATTTTATTTAATGCAAAATTACATGATCATACCACCCAACAATTAAGAAAAGCTAAGATATTAATGAAAAAGAATAGCCGAAGTAACTGA
- a CDS encoding AhpC/TSA family protein, whose translation MKILKIATIILAAAPTMLFAQEAAFQMKGTAPKMFNGKMIYLDYTKNGFPVSDSVQIVNGTFRLTGTVDEPTYSRMVLDQEGKGKLMSQNVGDRLYFYLGNENYNFTIKDSLRTATIKGSPMHDAYTAYLKEIGGGFMDIIDAGNKAFAAVKQDAPDANEQYQAIHEKFEARFEARRVKELIYAENNPNSIFSIDALIDASNKRKLSEIEPIFLKLSKEVRQLTTARQLEARFLAERSIKIGSKAPDFSQPDTKGKMVKVSDFKGKYVLIDFWASWCSPCRAENPNLVKAYHKYNSKGLEVLAVSLDDTKGKGAWLKAIEDDGMPWIHVADLKGWSNEAAVLYGVRAVPQNYLVDPQGNIIAINLKGEHLHTELAQVFGD comes from the coding sequence ATGAAAATTTTAAAAATTGCTACAATTATATTGGCCGCAGCGCCAACGATGTTGTTTGCTCAAGAAGCTGCTTTTCAGATGAAAGGTACAGCTCCTAAAATGTTTAACGGTAAGATGATCTACCTGGACTATACTAAAAATGGATTTCCGGTGTCAGACTCTGTCCAGATTGTAAATGGAACATTCCGTTTAACAGGTACTGTTGATGAACCTACCTATTCCAGAATGGTGCTGGATCAAGAAGGTAAAGGCAAACTGATGTCACAAAATGTAGGCGATCGTTTATACTTTTATCTGGGCAATGAGAACTATAATTTCACGATTAAAGACTCCTTGCGTACAGCAACCATTAAAGGGTCACCCATGCATGATGCATATACCGCATATCTAAAAGAAATAGGTGGAGGTTTCATGGATATCATTGATGCAGGCAATAAAGCATTTGCAGCAGTTAAACAAGATGCTCCTGATGCGAATGAACAATATCAAGCGATTCATGAAAAATTTGAGGCCAGGTTTGAGGCTCGTCGCGTAAAAGAATTAATTTATGCAGAAAATAATCCCAATTCTATATTTTCCATTGATGCGCTGATAGATGCATCCAATAAACGAAAGCTTAGTGAAATCGAACCTATTTTTTTAAAACTATCGAAAGAAGTACGCCAGCTCACGACCGCGCGCCAATTGGAAGCACGCTTTTTAGCGGAGCGAAGCATAAAAATAGGAAGTAAAGCTCCCGATTTTTCACAACCGGATACCAAAGGTAAAATGGTTAAAGTTTCTGATTTTAAAGGGAAATATGTGTTGATCGATTTTTGGGCGAGCTGGTGCAGTCCATGTCGAGCTGAAAATCCGAATTTGGTGAAAGCCTATCATAAATATAATAGTAAAGGCCTGGAGGTACTGGCTGTTTCACTGGATGATACGAAGGGGAAGGGAGCTTGGCTAAAAGCTATAGAAGATGACGGGATGCCCTGGATCCATGTGGCTGATCTAAAAGGATGGTCTAATGAAGCCGCAGTATTGTATGGGGTACGGGCTGTGCCACAGAATTATCTGGTGGATCCGCAAGGAAATATTATTGCCATTAATCTTAAAGGTGAACACTTACATACCGAATTAGCCCAAGTGTTTGGCGATTGA
- a CDS encoding PKD-like family lipoprotein: MKKEIFVSVFVYMIIATLCSCYKDKGNYAIEMPEEPQITGLDNLYEASVGDSLIITPTISGIDPASIQCNWRIDVPEATKPETNHYEGKDLRIAFGLEAKRYRARLTVTNKVNGMKYFYNFYIQGTTAFSRGSLVLSVDHGLSKLSFIKPDHTVQANIYEIINNEVLPANPLHIHYVKNQFTGNTPLGYWIISKNGGVRLDVNNLKREILKPGTLYDNFFLAPPSIDVDNLKTYPQGALLGVINGKFYAGATTTWDQSATYGMFGTFADGDYELSPQFVITAVDNNFTIIGFEKNKKQFIRINMYGSPMYFGTQYTSVNTEIFDPADVGMDLLQMVQVNNTDTYAFVKDHAGKVYELKFKANFSGPFLVTANHKKLFFHQEWINADTKMVASRIGYIYIGYQNKVFRYNPLNQQVQELKVNLPSSVSLLKLDDDENTLIAGAGGSLYYLDIQVGKDGELLHKIDGIPGEVVDLTWRK; the protein is encoded by the coding sequence ATGAAAAAGGAGATCTTCGTATCTGTTTTTGTTTACATGATCATAGCAACTTTATGCAGCTGCTATAAAGATAAAGGAAACTACGCCATAGAAATGCCTGAAGAACCTCAAATTACGGGGCTAGACAACTTGTATGAGGCTTCGGTAGGCGACAGTTTGATCATAACTCCAACAATATCTGGAATTGATCCTGCTTCGATACAGTGCAACTGGCGAATTGATGTCCCAGAAGCAACTAAACCTGAGACTAATCATTACGAGGGTAAAGATCTACGTATCGCTTTTGGTTTGGAAGCAAAGCGATATCGAGCAAGACTTACGGTTACGAACAAAGTAAATGGAATGAAATATTTCTATAACTTTTATATCCAGGGAACGACCGCATTCTCGAGAGGATCGTTGGTGTTGTCTGTTGATCATGGACTGAGCAAGCTCTCTTTTATAAAGCCTGATCATACCGTCCAAGCTAATATTTATGAGATCATTAATAACGAAGTGCTTCCCGCTAATCCGTTGCATATCCACTATGTCAAGAATCAGTTTACAGGAAATACGCCTTTAGGTTATTGGATTATTTCAAAAAATGGAGGAGTTCGATTGGACGTAAATAATCTAAAACGAGAGATTTTAAAACCAGGTACGCTGTATGATAATTTTTTTCTAGCACCTCCTAGTATCGATGTCGATAATTTAAAGACTTATCCGCAAGGAGCATTATTAGGTGTTATCAATGGTAAATTTTATGCTGGAGCGACCACTACATGGGACCAGTCTGCAACGTATGGTATGTTTGGAACTTTTGCCGACGGCGACTATGAGTTGTCACCTCAATTTGTCATAACAGCGGTGGACAATAATTTTACCATTATCGGTTTTGAAAAGAATAAAAAGCAATTTATACGGATCAATATGTATGGTTCACCCATGTATTTTGGAACACAATATACGAGTGTGAATACCGAAATATTTGATCCAGCAGATGTGGGGATGGATCTTTTGCAGATGGTTCAGGTCAATAATACGGACACTTATGCTTTTGTAAAGGATCATGCAGGAAAAGTTTATGAGCTGAAGTTTAAGGCTAATTTTAGCGGGCCATTTTTGGTCACAGCAAATCATAAAAAGCTCTTTTTTCATCAGGAGTGGATCAATGCTGATACTAAAATGGTGGCAAGCCGTATTGGGTATATCTATATCGGTTATCAAAATAAGGTATTCCGCTACAATCCACTTAACCAACAAGTACAGGAATTGAAAGTTAACCTACCATCATCTGTGAGTTTATTGAAGTTGGATGATGATGAAAATACACTAATCGCAGGTGCTGGGGGCTCACTTTATTATCTGGATATTCAGGTGGGAAAAGATGGCGAGCTCCTCCATAAAATTGATGGAATACCTGGTGAAGTGGTAGACCTGACCTGGAGAAAATAA
- a CDS encoding DUF4843 domain-containing protein: MKYATYVIMSLGMCLFFSCKKESLMRYERQANIYFDLTAADRDSIVYTFAYDMTKAVDTVFLPVKLMGYRDQKSRSFQAYIEKDSSTAQAEIHYDKLKPDYPFMEGAGQTFLPVIIHNVKDLETRAVSLIIKLQESPDFGIENKDLIRARIILSAQLEQPQWWSMWLDNYSRVKHQLFLLVTEQRTLSMQGLDAPKNLYFANLLLMMLNDPFKWIKDHPEKDYKLESNDGGQTYLFYHVDNPNRTILLRKNTGSGKYFFIDETGKEVR; encoded by the coding sequence ATGAAATATGCTACTTATGTAATCATGTCTTTGGGCATGTGTCTGTTCTTTTCTTGTAAAAAAGAATCTTTAATGCGTTATGAACGTCAGGCAAATATATATTTTGATCTGACTGCTGCAGATCGGGATAGTATCGTGTATACCTTTGCCTACGATATGACCAAGGCGGTAGATACGGTTTTTCTACCAGTCAAATTGATGGGGTATCGAGACCAGAAATCACGAAGCTTCCAGGCGTATATTGAAAAGGATTCCTCAACAGCTCAAGCGGAGATTCATTATGATAAATTGAAGCCGGACTATCCATTTATGGAAGGAGCGGGACAAACTTTTTTACCTGTTATCATTCATAACGTCAAGGACCTGGAAACACGTGCTGTGTCTTTAATCATCAAACTCCAAGAAAGTCCTGATTTTGGAATTGAAAATAAGGACCTGATTCGTGCCCGGATCATCCTCTCTGCACAATTGGAACAGCCCCAATGGTGGTCCATGTGGTTGGACAATTATTCGAGGGTAAAACATCAGTTATTTTTGCTTGTTACGGAGCAGCGGACATTATCCATGCAGGGGCTAGATGCACCAAAAAATCTTTATTTCGCAAATCTATTGCTGATGATGTTAAATGACCCATTTAAATGGATTAAGGATCATCCGGAAAAGGACTATAAATTGGAGTCAAATGATGGCGGACAGACTTATCTCTTTTATCATGTGGATAATCCAAATCGCACGATATTGCTAAGGAAAAATACAGGTTCTGGAAAATATTTCTTTATTGATGAAACAGGAAAGGAGGTGAGATAA